From Alcaligenes faecalis, the proteins below share one genomic window:
- a CDS encoding DUF1178 family protein has protein sequence MSLKVFDLECEHGHVFEGWFSSRESYDEQISRGFLCCPVCDSHEVKRKLSAPRINVGAQESISAPVSAPVPPPLPSTMPTEEQMRAIQGQLLQELRSVIRKSDNVGTQFAQEARRMHEGDIEPRAIRGQATAQEYQELADDGIIAMPIPDFLDDDRLQ, from the coding sequence ATGAGTCTGAAGGTTTTTGATCTTGAATGCGAACACGGCCATGTGTTCGAGGGTTGGTTTAGCTCACGCGAAAGTTACGATGAGCAGATCAGTCGTGGGTTCTTGTGTTGCCCCGTCTGCGACAGCCACGAGGTCAAACGCAAGCTTTCAGCGCCACGTATCAATGTAGGAGCGCAGGAAAGCATCAGCGCTCCAGTCAGTGCCCCGGTTCCACCGCCTTTGCCCTCAACCATGCCTACTGAAGAGCAAATGCGGGCGATTCAAGGCCAGCTCTTGCAAGAGCTGCGTTCGGTGATACGCAAGTCGGACAATGTGGGCACCCAGTTTGCCCAGGAAGCGCGTCGCATGCACGAAGGCGATATTGAACCGCGCGCAATCCGTGGTCAGGCCACGGCGCAGGAATATCAGGAACTGGCCGACGACGGCATTATTGCCATGCCGATTCCGGACTTTCTGGATGATGACCGTCTGCAGTAA
- a CDS encoding sigma-54-dependent Fis family transcriptional regulator, producing MTSLHSFCPQTNETMWRQSWERCQTMESELSAEPRDMSQGALRQLLEQQHHLLHHSSAAVQDLAALVHPHRSLVLLCDAQGTVLQQAGDPHFLQRAEQVALRAGVSWAENHRGTNAIGTALFCAQPIKIHGSQHYLPDNRILSCHAAPIYDPYGQIIGVLDISGPSELEHHYALDLAQLYARQISRQMLESLCTPSRRLLHLHTDPGLLNSAFSGRLVLEDDTIVAADELAARMLRQDWQELPGQDLSSVLEQAKSTSRSVTLHLSTAAKAPAPARAVQAQTETTETTQLSPQQEKALEPALRAMQMGLSILLSGPSGSGKERMARELHRRHKSQSGPFVAINCAALPETLIEAELFGYEAGAFTGARRQGYAGKLRQAHGGVLFLDEIGDMPVGLQSRLLRVLQEREVQALGSERTHRLDFQLISASHQPLEKLVRDGRFRADLYFRLQDYICTVPSLRERNDLGDYISRELAVLAQGQAAPQLHPEALQKLQDYDWPGNYRQLRSVLLQIIVQDTPGRLWLAQDLPALPCLNAEHPVPAQEPAAPAARNITESTLLAAPKPQTLKEQEYAAVQQALEQHRGNISRAARSLGLHRSTLHRRLKEMSLLITADGHHPESPESAWQ from the coding sequence ATGACTTCTCTACACTCGTTTTGCCCGCAGACCAACGAAACCATGTGGCGTCAGTCCTGGGAGCGCTGTCAGACGATGGAGTCGGAGTTAAGCGCGGAACCTCGGGACATGAGCCAAGGTGCGCTGCGACAGTTGCTGGAACAACAGCATCACTTGTTGCATCACTCCTCGGCAGCGGTACAGGATCTGGCGGCGCTGGTGCACCCGCATCGCAGTCTGGTTTTATTGTGCGACGCACAAGGCACGGTCCTGCAACAGGCGGGCGATCCGCATTTTCTGCAACGGGCCGAGCAGGTTGCCTTGCGTGCAGGCGTAAGCTGGGCCGAGAACCATCGCGGCACAAATGCAATTGGCACCGCGCTGTTCTGCGCGCAGCCCATCAAGATTCACGGCAGCCAGCACTATCTGCCTGACAACCGGATTCTGAGCTGCCATGCCGCCCCCATTTATGACCCTTATGGTCAGATCATTGGGGTGCTGGATATTTCCGGGCCTTCGGAGCTGGAGCATCACTACGCGCTGGATTTGGCGCAGCTGTACGCCCGCCAGATCAGCCGCCAGATGCTGGAGTCGCTGTGCACGCCGTCCCGCCGCCTGCTGCATCTGCATACCGACCCCGGCCTGCTCAATAGTGCTTTTAGTGGTCGACTGGTTCTGGAGGACGACACGATTGTGGCTGCCGATGAATTGGCCGCCCGCATGCTGCGCCAGGACTGGCAGGAGCTGCCCGGCCAGGATTTAAGTTCGGTACTGGAACAGGCAAAAAGCACGAGTCGGTCCGTAACGCTGCACCTGAGCACGGCCGCCAAAGCCCCGGCTCCGGCCCGCGCGGTGCAAGCTCAGACCGAGACAACAGAAACAACACAACTGTCCCCTCAACAGGAAAAGGCGCTGGAACCGGCGTTGCGAGCCATGCAAATGGGCCTGTCCATCTTGCTCAGCGGCCCCAGCGGCTCGGGCAAGGAGCGTATGGCGCGTGAGCTGCATCGCCGTCACAAGTCCCAGTCCGGTCCTTTTGTGGCGATTAACTGCGCCGCCCTGCCCGAAACCCTGATTGAAGCCGAGCTGTTTGGTTATGAAGCCGGTGCGTTTACAGGTGCACGCCGTCAGGGCTATGCAGGCAAATTGCGTCAGGCCCATGGCGGTGTGCTGTTTCTGGATGAGATTGGCGATATGCCTGTAGGCTTGCAAAGCCGTCTGCTGCGAGTCCTACAAGAGCGCGAGGTGCAGGCACTGGGCTCGGAACGCACACACAGGCTGGACTTCCAGCTGATCAGCGCCAGCCATCAGCCGCTGGAAAAACTGGTACGTGATGGCCGCTTCCGTGCCGACCTGTACTTCCGCCTGCAAGACTATATCTGCACAGTCCCCAGCCTTAGAGAACGGAACGATCTGGGCGACTACATTTCCAGAGAACTGGCCGTTCTGGCACAAGGCCAGGCTGCGCCCCAGCTACATCCCGAAGCACTGCAGAAACTGCAGGACTACGACTGGCCGGGCAATTACCGCCAATTACGATCGGTGTTGCTGCAAATTATTGTGCAGGATACGCCGGGACGTCTGTGGTTGGCCCAGGACCTGCCTGCCTTGCCATGCTTGAATGCCGAGCACCCGGTGCCGGCTCAAGAGCCTGCCGCCCCGGCAGCCCGGAATATCACGGAATCAACCCTCCTTGCCGCCCCCAAGCCACAAACCCTGAAGGAACAGGAATACGCCGCCGTGCAGCAGGCTTTGGAACAACATCGGGGAAATATTTCACGGGCGGCGCGATCCTTGGGACTGCATCGCAGCACCTTGCATCGCAGACTGAAAGAAATGTCGCTGCTAATTACTGCAGACGGTCATCATCCAGAAAGTCCGGAATCGGCATGGCAATAA
- a CDS encoding aldehyde dehydrogenase family protein, which yields MNLSDLKSMGLDLEFPFKSRYDNYIGGRWVPPVEGEYFDNVSPVTGQVFCQVARSGAADIDLALDAAHKVRHQWANTPPAERSAVLLRIADRIEQNLERLAVAETIDNGKPIRETRAADLPLAVDHFRYFAGCLRAQEGSISDVDSTTVAYHFHEPIGVVGQIIPWNFPLLMAAWKLAPALAAGCPIVLKPAEQTPASILLLMEIIGDLLPAGVLNVVTGYGKEAGHALANSKRIAKIAFTGSTPVGREILHAAADRLIPATVELGGKSPNIFFEDVMQADDAFLDKALEGLSMFALNQGEVCTCPSRILIQESIYERFIERAVERVKRIQTGNPLNAGTMVGAQVSEKQMERILGYINIGREEGAQALTGGERNRLGQGLDNGYYISPTMLLGKNSMRTFQEEIFGPVAAVTTFKDEEEAIAIANDTEFGLGAGVWSRDGSRAYRVGRGVEAGRVWTNCYHLYPAHAAFGGYKQSGIGRETHKMALNNYQQTKCLLVSYSPNALGFF from the coding sequence ATGAATCTGTCCGATCTCAAATCCATGGGCCTGGATCTGGAATTCCCCTTCAAGTCCCGTTACGACAACTACATTGGTGGACGTTGGGTGCCGCCGGTCGAAGGCGAGTATTTTGATAACGTCTCGCCCGTCACCGGGCAGGTGTTTTGCCAGGTAGCCCGCTCGGGTGCAGCGGACATTGACCTGGCTCTGGACGCCGCGCACAAGGTGCGCCACCAGTGGGCCAATACCCCGCCTGCCGAGCGCTCCGCCGTTTTGCTGCGCATTGCGGACCGTATCGAACAAAACCTGGAACGCCTGGCGGTGGCGGAGACCATCGACAACGGCAAACCCATTCGTGAAACCCGTGCGGCTGACTTGCCCCTGGCGGTCGACCATTTCCGCTACTTTGCCGGTTGCCTGCGCGCACAAGAAGGCAGCATTTCGGATGTGGACAGCACCACGGTCGCTTACCACTTCCACGAGCCTATCGGCGTCGTCGGCCAGATCATCCCCTGGAACTTCCCGCTGCTGATGGCTGCCTGGAAACTGGCGCCTGCCCTGGCTGCCGGTTGCCCCATCGTCCTGAAACCCGCCGAGCAAACCCCCGCTTCCATCCTGCTGCTGATGGAAATCATCGGTGATCTTCTGCCTGCTGGCGTACTGAACGTGGTCACCGGCTACGGTAAAGAAGCAGGCCATGCCTTGGCCAACTCCAAGCGCATTGCCAAAATCGCCTTCACCGGCTCCACACCTGTCGGCCGAGAGATCCTGCACGCAGCAGCCGACCGCCTGATCCCCGCGACTGTCGAGCTGGGCGGCAAGAGCCCCAACATCTTCTTTGAAGACGTGATGCAGGCTGATGATGCTTTCCTGGACAAAGCCCTGGAAGGCTTGAGCATGTTCGCTTTGAACCAAGGTGAAGTTTGCACATGCCCATCGCGCATCCTGATTCAGGAGTCCATCTACGAACGCTTTATTGAGCGCGCCGTAGAGCGAGTCAAACGTATTCAGACCGGCAATCCGCTCAATGCCGGGACGATGGTAGGTGCGCAGGTGTCCGAGAAACAGATGGAGCGCATCCTGGGCTACATCAATATCGGTCGGGAAGAGGGCGCACAAGCTCTGACCGGTGGCGAACGCAACCGTCTGGGCCAGGGTCTGGATAATGGCTACTACATCAGCCCCACCATGCTGCTGGGTAAAAACAGCATGCGTACCTTTCAGGAAGAAATCTTCGGACCGGTGGCCGCTGTGACCACTTTCAAGGACGAAGAAGAAGCCATCGCCATCGCCAACGACACCGAGTTTGGTTTGGGTGCTGGCGTCTGGAGCCGCGACGGCTCGCGTGCCTACCGTGTAGGCCGTGGTGTTGAAGCTGGCCGCGTCTGGACCAACTGCTATCACCTGTACCCAGCTCACGCCGCTTTTGGTGGCTACAAGCAATCCGGCATCGGTCGCGAAACCCACAAGATGGCCCTCAATAACTACCAGCAAACCAAGTGCCTGCTGGTCAGCTACAGCCCGAACGCCCTGGGCTTCTTCTGA
- a CDS encoding iron-containing alcohol dehydrogenase, with translation MTVSEFFIPSHNILGPGALDQAMPIIGKMGFKKALIITDADLAKLGMAQLVADKLTAQGIDTAIFDKVQPNPTVGNVNAGLDALKAHGADLIVSLGGGSSHDCAKGVALVASNGGKIADYEGVDKSAKPQLPLLAINTTAGTASEMTRFTIITDETRHVKMAIIDRHITPFLSVNDSDLMEGMPASLTAATGMDALTHAVEAYVSTIATPITDACAVKVVELIAKYLPTAVREPHNKKAREQMAYAQFLAGMAFNNASLGYVHAMAHQLGGFYDLPHGVCNALLLPHVQAFNMQVAGERLNEIGKLLSDNNADLKGLDVIAAIKKLADIVGIPKSLEELGVKREDFPVLADNALKDVCGATNPIQTDKKTIMGIFEEAFGVR, from the coding sequence ATGACAGTCTCGGAATTCTTTATCCCCTCGCACAATATCCTGGGCCCCGGCGCGCTGGATCAGGCCATGCCGATTATCGGGAAAATGGGCTTCAAAAAAGCCTTGATCATCACCGATGCCGATTTGGCCAAGCTGGGTATGGCCCAATTGGTAGCCGACAAGCTGACCGCACAGGGCATCGACACCGCGATTTTTGATAAGGTGCAGCCCAATCCCACCGTAGGTAACGTCAATGCAGGCCTGGATGCCTTGAAAGCTCACGGCGCAGACCTGATTGTGTCCCTGGGCGGCGGCTCTTCTCACGACTGTGCCAAAGGCGTAGCCCTGGTTGCCAGCAACGGCGGCAAGATTGCCGACTACGAAGGCGTGGATAAATCCGCCAAGCCGCAACTGCCACTGCTGGCTATCAACACCACAGCAGGCACGGCATCGGAAATGACACGCTTCACCATCATCACCGATGAAACCCGCCACGTAAAAATGGCGATCATCGACCGCCACATCACTCCTTTCTTGTCAGTGAACGACTCCGACCTGATGGAAGGGATGCCTGCATCCTTAACCGCTGCCACCGGTATGGATGCTCTGACCCATGCAGTCGAAGCCTACGTTTCCACGATCGCCACTCCTATCACCGACGCCTGTGCGGTGAAAGTGGTAGAGCTGATCGCCAAATACCTGCCAACTGCCGTGCGCGAGCCACACAACAAAAAAGCCCGTGAACAAATGGCCTATGCGCAGTTCCTGGCAGGGATGGCATTCAACAACGCCTCGCTAGGTTATGTACATGCGATGGCGCACCAGCTAGGCGGCTTCTACGACCTGCCGCACGGTGTTTGTAATGCACTGCTGCTGCCGCATGTGCAGGCTTTCAATATGCAGGTGGCGGGGGAGCGCCTGAATGAAATCGGCAAGTTGCTATCGGATAACAATGCAGATCTGAAAGGCCTGGATGTCATCGCAGCGATTAAAAAGCTGGCGGATATTGTGGGGATACCGAAGTCGCTGGAAGAACTGGGCGTGAAGCGAGAAGATTTCCCGGTTCTGGCAGATAACGCGCTCAAGGATGTTTGTGGTGCGACTAATCCAATTCAGACGGATAAGAAGACGATTATGGGGATTTTTGAGGAGGCGTTTGGGGTGAGGTAA
- the efp gene encoding elongation factor P — MKTAQELRVGNVAMVNGDPLVVQKTEYNKSGRNSAVVKLKFKNLLTGSNSEAVHKADEKFEVVQLEKRECTYSYFADPMYVFMDEEYNQYEIEAESMGDALDYLEENMSVEAVFYEGRAISVELPTIIVREITYTEPAVKGDTSGKVLKPAKINTGTEISVPLFCNIGDKIEIDTRTGEYRSRVM; from the coding sequence ATGAAAACCGCACAAGAACTGCGCGTTGGTAACGTCGCGATGGTCAATGGCGACCCTCTGGTCGTTCAGAAAACGGAATACAACAAATCCGGTCGCAACTCCGCCGTTGTCAAACTGAAGTTCAAGAACTTGCTGACCGGCTCGAACAGCGAAGCCGTGCACAAAGCCGACGAAAAATTTGAAGTTGTTCAGCTGGAAAAGCGCGAATGCACTTACTCCTACTTCGCTGACCCCATGTACGTCTTCATGGACGAAGAGTACAACCAGTACGAAATCGAAGCCGAAAGCATGGGCGACGCCCTGGACTACCTGGAAGAAAACATGTCCGTTGAGGCCGTTTTCTACGAAGGTCGTGCTATCTCGGTTGAGCTGCCCACCATCATCGTGCGCGAAATCACCTACACCGAACCTGCCGTGAAAGGCGATACCTCCGGTAAAGTGCTGAAACCCGCCAAGATCAACACGGGCACCGAAATCAGCGTGCCTTTGTTCTGCAACATCGGTGACAAGATCGAAATCGACACCCGCACTGGCGAATACCGCAGCCGCGTGATGTAA
- the earP gene encoding elongation factor P maturation arginine rhamnosyltransferase EarP translates to MNTAPVSQPVSIDLFCRVIDNLGDIGVCWRLARQLAAKPEVAQLRLWVDDLHSFSRIQSEVQSGLQSQQLQGVDIEHWHDARQDYPAPHPFVIEAFACEPPETMTRQLTADKHVWINLDYLSAEPWVQGCHGLPSPQANGANKYFFFPGFVPQTGGLLRESDLLARRDAFQQDDAAYHAMLNRLGVAQEHIQALLQGEMQQMFLFCYPDAPVLALPEVLSTRQQKTLLLVPESVAQRIPDLEQGHLLVQRIPAVNQADFDALLWRSALNIVRGEDSLVRAIWAGQPMLWQPYVQEEQAHLDKLQAWLDTGNLPEPVQALHLAWSSADQSGAAAALSRCLEPQVLRLWHQEARAYSAKLAEQADLASSLLSFYTQVARKR, encoded by the coding sequence TTGAATACCGCTCCTGTTTCCCAGCCTGTATCCATAGACCTGTTTTGCCGTGTTATCGACAATCTGGGGGATATAGGCGTGTGCTGGCGCCTGGCCCGTCAGTTGGCTGCCAAACCCGAGGTCGCCCAGCTACGCCTGTGGGTGGATGACCTGCACAGCTTCAGCCGCATTCAGTCCGAAGTACAAAGCGGCCTGCAAAGCCAGCAATTGCAAGGTGTGGATATTGAACACTGGCACGATGCGCGCCAGGACTACCCCGCACCTCACCCCTTTGTGATCGAAGCCTTTGCCTGCGAGCCGCCCGAAACCATGACAAGGCAACTGACGGCAGACAAGCATGTGTGGATCAATCTGGATTACCTGAGCGCCGAGCCCTGGGTGCAAGGCTGCCACGGCCTGCCATCCCCACAAGCAAACGGGGCCAACAAGTATTTCTTTTTCCCCGGTTTTGTCCCCCAAACAGGAGGCCTGCTGCGTGAAAGCGATCTGCTGGCCCGCCGCGATGCCTTTCAACAGGACGATGCTGCCTACCACGCCATGCTGAACCGCTTGGGCGTGGCGCAGGAACACATTCAAGCCCTGCTCCAGGGCGAGATGCAGCAAATGTTCCTGTTCTGCTATCCCGATGCGCCCGTGCTGGCCCTGCCCGAGGTGCTATCCACGCGACAGCAGAAAACCTTGCTGCTGGTGCCCGAGTCGGTTGCCCAACGCATCCCGGATCTGGAGCAAGGCCATTTGCTGGTACAGCGTATCCCTGCTGTGAACCAGGCCGACTTTGATGCCCTGCTCTGGCGCAGCGCACTGAATATCGTACGCGGCGAGGACTCCCTGGTGCGCGCCATCTGGGCCGGTCAACCCATGCTGTGGCAGCCCTACGTACAGGAAGAACAGGCCCATCTGGACAAGCTGCAAGCCTGGCTGGATACCGGCAATCTACCCGAGCCGGTTCAAGCCCTGCATCTGGCCTGGAGCAGTGCGGATCAGAGCGGCGCGGCCGCTGCCTTGAGCCGCTGTCTGGAACCGCAGGTGTTGCGTCTATGGCACCAAGAAGCCCGTGCATATAGTGCAAAACTGGCTGAACAAGCCGATTTGGCCAGCAGTTTGCTGAGTTTTTACACCCAAGTCGCCCGAAAACGCTAA
- a CDS encoding DUF2863 family protein translates to MSQLNSKLLAQQPKEIQRLINYTDALVRSGSQIEDRYWQGLTAQLLDKLYSGRRNTAVEQTLELLGSQQQNQHYEILMELAESHAECQQIEHDGVLYDALLFSAPLTAWTRYQLPQGTLKPQQHKELEEALRATVLAEGTMCALLPNLVNYDEMPQTYQQAYAWTRSLTAQALGRSQEPAPLNKPEEASSLLADARFLIGVVMAPVGQPLFRWQQSSDNLQADHLRWVEQWVERYSAIVTPLFTGCQLQFLAPNAYYVNNRESDREIRPLALKAGITWLQTAVKLPPDHLRAVIVACGEEQIEEYRVGFSTISSPTVIYGCIWPVLSQEEAESSFHSDDHIDIPDVIAALLSTLGLVQIQRLPGLHSTETCDDCNAPFFPDINGEMQHPELPDEIDLDPVQLH, encoded by the coding sequence ATGTCGCAACTCAATTCCAAACTGCTCGCCCAACAACCCAAAGAAATCCAGCGTCTGATCAATTACACAGACGCGCTGGTGCGTTCCGGCTCGCAGATCGAAGATCGCTACTGGCAAGGGCTGACCGCTCAATTGCTGGACAAGCTCTATAGCGGACGCCGCAATACAGCCGTTGAACAGACACTGGAACTGCTGGGCAGCCAGCAGCAAAACCAGCATTATGAAATTTTGATGGAACTGGCCGAGTCCCACGCCGAATGCCAGCAAATCGAGCATGACGGCGTGCTGTACGACGCGCTGCTGTTTTCGGCCCCGCTGACTGCCTGGACGCGCTATCAACTGCCCCAAGGCACACTCAAGCCACAACAGCACAAGGAACTGGAAGAAGCCTTGCGCGCTACCGTGCTGGCTGAAGGCACGATGTGTGCCCTGCTGCCCAATCTGGTCAATTACGACGAGATGCCCCAGACCTACCAGCAAGCTTACGCCTGGACGCGCAGCCTGACCGCGCAAGCCCTGGGCCGCAGCCAGGAACCTGCCCCGCTGAACAAGCCGGAAGAAGCCAGCAGCCTGTTGGCCGACGCCCGCTTTCTGATTGGCGTGGTCATGGCCCCGGTCGGCCAGCCTCTGTTTCGCTGGCAACAATCCAGCGACAATCTGCAAGCCGATCACCTGCGTTGGGTAGAACAATGGGTGGAGCGTTATTCCGCCATTGTCACGCCGTTGTTTACCGGCTGCCAGCTGCAATTCCTGGCCCCCAACGCCTACTACGTCAATAACCGCGAGTCGGACCGCGAGATTCGCCCACTGGCCCTGAAGGCTGGCATCACCTGGCTGCAAACAGCGGTGAAACTCCCGCCCGACCATTTGCGTGCGGTCATCGTCGCTTGCGGCGAAGAGCAGATCGAAGAATATCGCGTGGGCTTTAGCACCATTTCCTCGCCCACCGTGATTTATGGCTGTATCTGGCCGGTGTTGAGCCAGGAGGAGGCCGAGTCCTCTTTCCACAGCGATGACCATATCGACATTCCGGACGTGATTGCCGCCCTGCTCAGCACCCTGGGCCTGGTGCAGATTCAGCGCCTGCCCGGTCTGCACTCTACCGAGACCTGCGACGACTGCAACGCCCCCTTCTTCCCGGACATTAACGGCGAGATGCAGCACCCGGAACTGCCGGACGAAATCGATCTGGACCCCGTACAGCTGCACTAA
- a CDS encoding TRAP transporter large permease, whose translation MRKEIWFGLTILIGIVLSIAVFMPSPADMTNGHLGLLMLALIVVTIMLGFPTAFTLMGMGVIFTWLAYRDMGTQQAIQQTLDLMVLRTYAVMTNDVLIAVPLFIFMGYLVERANLIQSLFQGMHLAMARVPGSLAVATIATCAIFATATGIVGAVVTLMGLLAMPAMLRAGYSVQLTAGSITAGGCLGILLPPSVLLILYGAVAGVSVVKLYAGAFFPGLLLAVMYVLYVIILAKLKPSIAPPLSAQDRIVPLPAFAQTIKETITDRAVPGLISAMKGPRNVDVPMKLLLKNLAVALLPAVIFIAVMGFSYQTVTAPKTAEHYELQEMGGGFSSFDNDYSGGGLAEPPGAGGLSEPEGSEPLLALGASEPGAEASATEAEAAEEATTAERQAAPMTFWIFLIVGSLALLCYYAMLNFARLEIFKMLLSSFFPLTMLILAVLGSIIVGLCTPTEAAALGALGGILLAFAYRRLNFSMVRESVYLSAKTSAMVCWLFVGSSIFSAAFALLGGQELINNWVLSMDLTPIQFMILAQVVIFLLGWPLEWTEIIIIFMPIFLPLLAHYQIDPLFFGLLVALNLQTAFLSPPVAMSAFYLKGVSPPHVTLNQIFLGMMPFMGIQILAIIILYLFPDIGLWLPRVLY comes from the coding sequence ATGAGAAAAGAGATCTGGTTCGGACTCACCATTTTGATCGGCATTGTCCTGAGCATTGCCGTATTCATGCCGTCCCCAGCAGATATGACTAATGGCCATTTGGGCCTGCTCATGCTGGCCCTGATTGTCGTCACCATCATGCTGGGCTTTCCCACTGCCTTCACCCTGATGGGAATGGGAGTGATCTTCACCTGGCTTGCCTACCGCGACATGGGGACACAGCAAGCGATCCAGCAAACCCTGGACCTGATGGTTCTGCGCACCTACGCCGTCATGACCAACGATGTGCTGATTGCGGTGCCTCTGTTCATCTTCATGGGTTACCTGGTTGAACGCGCCAACCTGATTCAGAGCCTGTTCCAGGGCATGCATCTGGCCATGGCACGGGTTCCAGGCTCGCTGGCGGTGGCCACTATTGCCACCTGCGCCATCTTTGCCACGGCCACTGGCATTGTGGGTGCGGTCGTGACTCTGATGGGACTGCTGGCCATGCCCGCCATGCTGCGAGCAGGCTACAGCGTACAGCTGACGGCTGGCTCCATTACCGCCGGGGGCTGCCTGGGCATTCTGCTGCCCCCCTCCGTGCTGCTGATCCTGTACGGCGCTGTTGCCGGTGTCTCGGTCGTGAAACTGTATGCCGGGGCCTTCTTCCCTGGCCTGTTGCTGGCGGTCATGTACGTGCTGTACGTGATTATCCTGGCCAAGCTCAAACCCAGCATCGCGCCCCCTCTTTCGGCGCAAGACCGGATTGTGCCGCTGCCCGCCTTCGCGCAAACCATCAAGGAGACCATCACGGACCGTGCCGTGCCCGGCCTGATCAGCGCCATGAAGGGGCCTCGCAATGTCGATGTACCCATGAAGCTGCTGCTCAAGAATCTGGCCGTGGCCTTGCTGCCCGCTGTGATCTTCATCGCTGTCATGGGCTTCAGCTATCAAACGGTCACCGCGCCCAAGACCGCCGAGCATTACGAGCTGCAGGAAATGGGCGGCGGTTTCAGTAGTTTCGACAATGACTACAGTGGCGGCGGGCTGGCGGAGCCTCCGGGGGCTGGCGGTTTGTCCGAACCCGAAGGGAGTGAGCCACTCCTTGCGCTGGGTGCCAGCGAACCGGGCGCAGAAGCGTCCGCAACTGAAGCAGAGGCCGCCGAAGAAGCCACCACGGCGGAACGCCAGGCAGCACCGATGACCTTCTGGATTTTCCTGATCGTAGGCAGCCTGGCCTTGCTGTGCTACTACGCGATGCTGAATTTCGCACGGCTGGAAATCTTCAAAATGCTGCTCAGCTCCTTCTTTCCGCTGACCATGCTGATCCTGGCCGTGTTGGGCAGCATCATCGTCGGCCTGTGCACTCCCACCGAGGCGGCGGCCCTGGGCGCATTGGGCGGCATCCTGCTGGCCTTCGCCTATCGCCGCCTGAACTTCTCCATGGTGCGCGAATCGGTATACCTCAGCGCCAAGACCAGTGCCATGGTCTGCTGGCTGTTCGTCGGCTCTAGTATCTTCTCGGCCGCCTTCGCCTTGCTGGGCGGTCAGGAACTGATCAATAACTGGGTGCTGTCTATGGATCTGACACCCATCCAGTTCATGATCCTGGCGCAAGTGGTCATTTTCCTGCTGGGCTGGCCACTGGAATGGACGGAGATCATCATTATCTTCATGCCCATTTTCCTGCCGCTGCTGGCGCACTACCAGATCGATCCGCTGTTCTTCGGTCTGCTGGTGGCGCTGAACCTGCAGACGGCATTCCTGTCGCCGCCAGTTGCCATGTCGGCCTTCTATCTGAAGGGTGTCTCGCCACCCCATGTGACCCTGAACCAGATTTTCCTGGGCATGATGCCCTTCATGGGTATCCAGATCCTGGCGATTATCATCCTGTATCTGTTCCCCGACATCGGCCTCTGGCTGCCCAGAGTACTGTACTGA
- a CDS encoding TRAP transporter small permease subunit, which translates to MQKILVFIDRFNTWIGQLFGWLVLALTLFVSFEVFSRYVLSNPHAWAFDMMNMLYGGLFMMAGAYTLSKNGHVRGDVLYGFFPPRLQAGLDLILYILFFIPGVVAMFWAGYYFAAESWAITEHSNITANGPPIYPFKAIIPLAGFCLLLQSFVEMVYCVRCLRDGKWPSRDKDVEEVDVDKLMDMVDVNSDDIKKLDAFVTGDSKKGSPT; encoded by the coding sequence ATGCAGAAAATCCTGGTCTTCATCGACCGGTTCAATACGTGGATAGGCCAGTTGTTCGGCTGGCTAGTCCTGGCATTGACCCTGTTCGTTTCCTTCGAGGTCTTCTCTCGATACGTGTTGTCCAACCCGCATGCCTGGGCCTTTGACATGATGAACATGCTGTACGGCGGCCTGTTCATGATGGCCGGTGCCTATACGCTCTCCAAGAACGGCCATGTCCGCGGGGATGTGCTGTACGGTTTTTTCCCGCCCCGCCTGCAGGCGGGTCTGGACCTGATCCTGTACATCCTGTTTTTCATTCCCGGGGTGGTCGCCATGTTCTGGGCCGGCTACTACTTCGCTGCCGAATCCTGGGCCATCACGGAGCACTCGAATATCACAGCCAACGGGCCGCCTATCTACCCATTCAAGGCCATCATCCCGCTGGCCGGTTTCTGCCTTCTGCTGCAAAGCTTCGTGGAAATGGTGTACTGCGTGCGCTGTCTGCGGGACGGGAAATGGCCTTCGCGCGACAAGGACGTTGAAGAGGTCGATGTAGACAAGCTGATGGATATGGTGGACGTCAACAGCGACGATATTAAAAAGCTGGATGCCTTTGTCACAGGCGACAGCAAGAAAGGGAGTCCAACATGA